The Candida albicans SC5314 chromosome 5, complete sequence genome includes a region encoding these proteins:
- the SEF2 gene encoding Sef2p (Zn(II)2Cys6 transcription factor, required for normal resistance to copper; repressed by Sfu1 in high-iron conditions; regulated by Sef1, Sfu1, and Hap43; rat catheter and Spider biofilm induced), whose translation MTTIPVKNRLKLIIPQPPKGGRILKTCTRCRRHKTKCDAQDTNPYPCSHCFKRNLDCTLETISKTGGKITSLDVVERLSVQVTDLKEVLDNIINRRNQMVELLIQRGKSLENFDDDINSTTTSIPEPPKLDSPKVYTPPVAEIQSCISTPALSPEVFPSKADFESPASNSKFIIACNKQFKAVTLTHKQALKHFTNYENNFNHYLPIFPHEFFTSLDLVAFHKENELLFWCIMLTSLLNQKQMYHEYQCLAEHVKYLVVKKCWLNTPRSVYVISSLLILTTWPLPNYKNNIEDNISVKFISTMKSLSYQFGLHKLEFINEFSHKTKMNLSQEINSNNLIRERIYKFVNVVSNYWMINLGISNNNYNGFTQDYIINKASNIDIYKMDEFDEPDQYINCMLKISMIQSKLNENMNNLIGDSNESILLLPNQANTSKLINFNMFEIIINDLNKLKLENIDSIHKDLIDISIYYSKLQLFIYSMSYSEISFTEYQIYLSKLLKVCFQIIELIDSIPNFNLQQMPIFYKFPIELTILTLLRIFKSPVLNTVEDYKIIKNNGFAKLFKLLFKDNNWKFVNIKIWKIIEKFNQLDNMFILGNQGNSFFLIDKMKNYLVGSLNYELIWLIYKNQRNSTQTLENQQYQEPNLSFYNPHVIEYLKSNESIF comes from the coding sequence ATGACCACTATACCAGTTAAGAATCgtttgaaattaataataccaCAACCGCCTAAAGGTGGCAGAATACTAAAAACATGTACCAGATGTCGACGTCATAAAACCAAATGTGATGCACAAGATACCAACCCTTATCCATGTTCACATTGtttcaaaagaaatttggATTGCACATTGGAAACCATATCGAAAACTGGTGGCAAAATAACTTCATTGGATGTTGTAGAAAGGTTATCTGTTCAAGTGACCGATTTAAAAGAAGTTTTGGataacatcatcaatagAAGAAACCAAATGGTTGAATTGTTGATTCAAAGAGGTAAACTGTTGGAAAactttgatgatgatataaaTTCAACTACCACATCAATACCAGAACCACCAAAATTGGATAGCCCCAAAGTATATACCCCACCAGTAGCTGAAATACAGTCATGTATATCTACACCTGCTCTTTCACCAGAAGTTTTCCCTTCCAAAGCTGATTTTGAAAGTCCTGCCAGtaattcaaaattcatTATAGCATGtaacaaacaatttaaaGCGGTTACCCTTACCCATAAACAAGCATTAAAACATTTCACCAATTatgaaaacaatttcaatcattATCTACCTATTTTCCCACATGAATTCTTTACAAGTTTAGATTTGGTGGCGTTTCATAAAGAGAATGAATTGTTATTTTGGTGTATTATGTTGACGTCActtttgaatcaaaaacaaatgtaTCATGAATACCAATGCTTGGCTGAACATGTTAAATATCTTGTTGTTAAAAAATGTTGGCTAAATACTCCAAGGTCAGTATATgtaatttcatcattattgattttgacaACATGGCCACTaccaaattataaaaacaatattgaAGACAATATATCCGTCAAATTCATATCGACAatgaaatcattatcatatCAATTTGGGTTACACAAGTTGGAAttcattaatgaatttagtcataaaacaaaaatgaatttatcacaagaaatcaattccaataatttaattagggaaagaatttataaatttgttaatgtggtttcaaattattggaTGATTAATTTAGGTATTTCCAATAATAACTATAATGGGTTCACTCAAGAttatataatcaataaagCATCAAACATTGATATCTATAAAATggatgaatttgatgaacCTGATCAATATATTAATTGCATGTTGAAGATATCCATGATTCAATCTAAACTAAATGAAAACATGAACAATCTAATTGGTGATTCAAATGAATCGATCTTGCTATTACCTAATCAAGCTAATACTtctaaattaatcaattttaatatgtttgaaattattatcaatgatttaaataaattaaaattggaaaatattgattctattcataaagatttaattgatatttctaTATATTATTCCAAATTACAACTTTTCATTTACTCAATGTCATATTCGGAAATATCATTCACAgaatatcaaatttatttaagtaaattgttgaaagtttgtttccaaatcatagaattaattgattcaatacctaatttcaatttacaacaaatgccaatattttataaattcCCTATAGAATTAACTATTTTGACATTATtaagaatttttaaatctCCTGTGTTGAATACTGTTGAAGATTATAagattattaaaaataatggaTTTGCTAAATTGTTTAAACTCCTATTTAAAGATAATAATTGGAAGTTTGTGAATATCaagatttggaaaattattgaaaaattcaatcaattggatAATATGTTTATATTAGGAAATCAAGGAAActctttcttcttgattgataaaatgaagaattatcTTGTTGGTAGTTTAAATTATGAGTTAATATGGTTGATCtataaaaatcaaagaaattcTACACAAACGCTagaaaatcaacaatatcaagaacctaatttatcattttatAATCCCCATGTCattgaatatttgaaatctaATGAATCTATATTctga